DNA from Neovison vison isolate M4711 chromosome 12, ASM_NN_V1, whole genome shotgun sequence:
CTATTTCTTTCAGATATTCACAGGTAAAGAattgagatgagaaaaaaaaatatctcttgaaggacataaagaaaattaaattctttggaacaaagattttttttttttttttttttgtgcaagTAGAGCTTGAGAAGAGGTAAAGATGAATATCAAAGACATGAaagcaaaaaatacaaaataaaaaaataaaaacaaaccagaagaaaCTGTGTATTGGAAGCTACTACTGGATACATTGATATTATTAGGGGttcctttgtttatttcctttgtataAAATGCAACAGGACattcatttgtttgagaaagaaacAACCCTGTGTATCATGTTCATGAAAGCTTTTTTCACTTGCTGGTTCCTTAAAGTATAGATGAAAGGATTCAATAATGGGGCCACGGAAGTATTGAGCACTGCAATTCCCTTGGAAAAAGATATTCTTTGTTTAACTGAAGGTTTAACATACATGAAGATGCAGCTGCCATAAGAGAGGGATATCACAATCATGTGAGAAGAACATGTTGAAAAagcttttttcttctgcttacttgaAGGGATTTTTAGAATTGTTAAGGCAATAAAAGCATATGAAATTATAACCATTAGCAATGTGACCACAAGTGTCATCGATGCAGAAATGAACCCCATGGTCTCAACGAGCTGTGTGTCTGAGCACGAGATCTGCATGAGGGGAGTTGTATCACAGTAGAAATGGTCAATAATTTTGGAGGCACAGAAGTCAAGCTTTAGTCCCAAGAGGAGAGGAACAAAGATGGTAAAGAATCCAGCAAGCCAACAACATAAGACAAGTTGAATGCAGATCTTACTGTTCATGATGGTTGTGTAATGCAGGGGCTTACAGATGGCAACATAGCGGTCATAGGACATGGCAGCCAGCAAGTAAAATTCAGATGCACcaagaaggaaggcaaaaaaCACTTGAGTAATACAATTATCATAGGTAATGGTTTTGTCTCCAGTTGCCATAGTAACCAACAATTTAGGGATACATGTAGTAGTATAGGAAATTTCTAGGAAGGAAAAATtcctaaggaaaaaatacatggggGTCTTGAGGTGAGTATCCACCAGGGTGAGTGTGATGATGGTCAGATTGCCAGTGACGCTCAGCAAGTAGGTGAGAAGCAGAAAGACAAACAACACAACTTTCAGTTGTGGGTCATCAGTCAAACCTGCCAGTATAAACACTATTGCTTGTGTGTGGTTTCCCATTACTATCCTCTATTTTTCCAGTTCTAAATaggaaagacaaacagaaaaacactGACAATCCCAGTGGAAAAATAAGAGTGATTTAATTGTCTAAAATAAGGTTAGCAAGTGACATTTCAGATAGAGTAACACAATGCTCATTCAGGTTTTGAAGATGGGTATGCCAGAAGAAACAATAGTTTGCATTTCCAGAGCATCTGGACAGAGAATTCCATCTTCAGTTTGTAATTCTCCTGGCGAATTAACCTACATGATGGTATAAATTGTtgatattttaaggaaataaatttgaTGGAAATTAGAGGGAGATTTCAAACATAGAAAAATGCTTTTCCTCTCCTGAATTTATACAAGAATTGGAATggatgccatttcttttttttttttttttttttttttttcgtttttgtttttttttttttttcccaatttatttattttcagaaaaacagtattcattattttttcaccacacccagtgctccatgcaagctgtgccctctataatacccaccacctggtaccccaacctcccaccccccccgccacttcaaacccctcagactgtttttcagagtccatagtctctcatggttccatTTCTTGTTCAATTAAAAGGTATGCATTCTAGAAACAAAGTGATATCTGTCCTTAAAAGCACAGCAGCccatttattccatttaaaacacacacacacacacacacacagcccttgcGGTCTTCAATAAACAGGGCTGTCATAACTTTACCATTTTCTTCAACTAATCAACTCAAATACCTGATTCTtgtgtcatttattttcatgGATAATGAGATAAAATTTCAGATAAGTGACTTTGAGATAttgggaatttatttatttgccatccttattagtatttccatttcttcaatACAACCCCTTCCCAGTTTGTATCCTGAAACAAATTCAGTGGGAAAAGCCTGGTAATTTCAGTGTATATAAGAAAAAAGCTCAGTTTTCCTCTACATGTTATAGTTCTGAGAATAGATCAAGTAAAATAAGGTGACgatgagaaaaataatagagatgCAGAGAGAAATATACAAATTAGTGTTCAGAAAATTGTCTGAGGTGTTAGAGGTAAAGAGAAGAGAGCAATAAAGACAAAGCTTTACAGAAACCCAGAAGATAAAAAGGGTTTAAAGAGACAGGATAGCaaatttgagtaaaaaaaaatagaatatttaaaatatacaaattactaagacaatttttaaaataaaaaaataataaataggtaaCTAAAATATGTCacttagtaaataaaaattttaaggagaaaatgtTCTCCAATAAAATTCCTCCCCATCTGCCTCTGTGCTTTACACTTACCATTTTATTCTTTGTCTAAAATACAGACTGAAAACGTGAACAATTTTGAGATCAGCATGGCCTAAGGGAAATAGGGTGTGAGAGTATTTGGTATATTTCAAACACACAACATATCTCAGAACAGTGGTGACACCAATTTTAGGCAGCATATATTTCCTTATCATAATGACATTCAGCTAACTCATAATTAAAGAAACATTAACTATACAGATACTGTTTTCAACACCACACATATACTGAGACAATCATATGCTCCGGTTTGCTAGGCTGGTCAGTTGGAAATCAGGTTTAAGTTTGAAGGAGTATATTATCTAAGTCATCACCTTAAAAGTAAAATACTTGGTGCAAATAATTATAGGAGATATTATAGTCTATTTCTCCAAAAAATTACTTGTATCTCTAAGGAGTATTTCCTTCCCTGGTATCTTCATCATCAAgcacaataaaatacttaaggtTTGGCTTTGGGCACTAGTAAGACAATACTGCCTGTCTTGATACCAAGAGAATTACTTTCAACCTCAAAAAcacaagttattattattttttaaaagagtttatatatttatgacaaagagagaaagtgagagagggaacacaatgaTGTAGGAGctgaagagggagagaagtgggctccccactaagcagggagccagatatggggctggatcccaggacactgggatcatgacctgagccaaatgcagaggctcaagaactgagacacccaggtgcccccaaaacattaAGTTGTTATTATTAAAAGGCATGTAcagggtggctccatcagttaagcgtcttcctttggttcaggtcatgatcccagggttgtgggattgagtcctgccttaggctccctgctcagtggggagcctgctttctcctctctctctctctgcctgtctctctgcctacttgagatctctgtctgtcaaataaataaataaaatctttaaaaattttttttcaataccaAATTTTCATTGTATTCTATTTGTCTTCTGTCACTGTTTTCTCTacaatcaaaatttaaaagattagaaaatttaaattaaattctttaaCAGTAAAACAGAACAACATGGGTTAAACATAACTAACAAGaaatatggtttttaaattttagacatacctcttcttttcatttttttttgagttttaaatcATTCTGCCAAAGACCTAAAAACTCAAAACACCTTTTCAAAAGAAGATATATACACAGATTTATTCAGATAAAATTATCTCTGCTCTAGTCTTTAAATCTTTAACATTGTGCTGAACAGAGTACACTGACATTCCATTCCTCTCTGAATGGGTCTCCTTCTAGCTTACAatgtataattgtttttcttttgtatttaagaCAACTTTGTAAATTGTTTcattagctgtttttttttttttgtagatactTAGAGTAGTATATTAAATTTCCCCATTGCTacgatttacttatttttgtattgAATAATTTTCCTTGTATTATCCTCAATGCCATATAAGTAAGTAAACACTTGATCCCTTGGACTATTTATGCTTTCTGGGCCCTGAAGGAAAAAATCTAAAGAATATTGAGAGTTCTCAGGAGTGTATGAGCTCCAAGAGCACCATTCCCAAGGGAtcacatatttataatttataatttattacaaAATTCTCCCCAGCCACCAAATACTGTGggacctagatggctcagttgttaagtgtctgcctttgggttaggtcatgatcccagctctgcactgggcttcatgctcagcaggaagcctgtttctctctcttgaattccccgtttgtgttccctctctcaccatcgTCCTcgccatcaaataaataaataaaatcttaataaaaataaatataaatattttaaagacctaccttaaaattttatttatttctatatttatttgagaaagagagaatgagagagagagagagagagattacaagcaggagggaggagcagcagaagagggacaagcagactccagtgtcagccagatgtggggcttgatctcatgaccctgagatcatgacctgatctgaaatcaaaagtcagttgctcaactgactgaggcacccaggcacctctaaaaaaCTACTTTTAACTGTGTCTCCTGGGAATTCAGTTTAGGACTTCCCTACTATGTGATTATTCTTCTGGATAGTCACATTTGAGTTCAAAAATATAGATACcaggaaagaaaataggaaaaaatttatttctgttgatAATGAAAAGTGATAATATTTATTAACCTGTCATAGAAAACACTGCCTCAAGTTAAATACATCACCATTAATCCTGTAGATACAACTAGGAATTCTTTTTATGCATGACCTCAGTTTCATTTCTGAAAGGTGTCTTTTTCCAGATAATCTTTGTTGTATGATCTAGTAGATCTTAAACTGATGGATATTTCTTAATACCCAAGCATTCTCCACTTCCTCTGTGTTAATGGAATATTTATCTATGACTATAGCTAGCCTTCCTTGCAATTTGTCATGACCATGTGACTAAATTATAAACAAAGGGTATAAGTGGAGATGAGCAATTTCTATGGATTATCCTTTGATAAAAGAAGTTTGCCCTCCTCTTGCTCTCTAACCCCTCTCAGTGTTGTGATGTAGAGGGGATACAAGCCGTTTAGAGACAGAGAATAAGCAGTCACACTAGAAATACAACAAGAGAGACCACACCTAAGTTCCTGACATCACTGTAGGTCTTTCCAGCTTAGAAACGAGGAGTTTCAACATACAAGCCTAAACTTTTAAATGGgataaaaatacagtatctttGTTTAAATCAttgtaatatttgtctttctcatatCCTTATTATACAAATCCTTGTTATCAATACTGTTTCCTATATCTATGTATCTTCTCTGCTGACTTTTAAGtcaaattatttatctttttggtaTTAAGTTGTATGGATTCTGTAcatgttaggattttttttttaagattttatttatttgacagagagagagaaatcacaagtaggcagagaggcaggcagagagagagagaggaggaagggctccctgcggagaagagagcccgacacggggcttgatcccaggaccttgggatcatgacctgagccgaaggcagaggctttaacccactgagccacccaggcgccccacatgttAGGATTATTAACACTTTATTAGATATATCCTTTGCAAGTATGTCCTTCTGTTCATAGgttgtccttttgttttgttgatgttttcctttactgtgcaaagctttttattttggtgtagtccaaATAGTTTATgttggcttttgtttccctggcctaAGAAGACATGTCCATAAATAGGTTGTTAAGGCCAATGCCCAAGAGATCACTGCCTTTGTTTTCTATCAGGAGTTTTAATGGTTTCAGCTCTCACATCTAGATCTTTAACCCATGTTGAGAATCTTTACCccctcctttttccctccctcattttgaaattatttttgcgTATAGTCTAAGTTGTTCAGCTTCATTCTTTGACATGTAGCTTTCCAGTTTAACTAACACCATTCATtgaaaagattctctttccccgttgtatatttttccttctttgtcacagattaattgTCGATGTAAGTGTGGATGTATTTCTAAGCTCTCTATCtggttctattg
Protein-coding regions in this window:
- the LOC122891141 gene encoding olfactory receptor 6C74-like, which produces MGNHTQAIVFILAGLTDDPQLKVVLFVFLLLTYLLSVTGNLTIITLTLVDTHLKTPMYFFLRNFSFLEISYTTTCIPKLLVTMATGDKTITYDNCITQVFFAFLLGASEFYLLAAMSYDRYVAICKPLHYTTIMNSKICIQLVLCCWLAGFFTIFVPLLLGLKLDFCASKIIDHFYCDTTPLMQISCSDTQLVETMGFISASMTLVVTLLMVIISYAFIALTILKIPSSKQKKKAFSTCSSHMIVISLSYGSCIFMYVKPSVKQRISFSKGIAVLNTSVAPLLNPFIYTLRNQQVKKAFMNMIHRVVSFSNK